The sequence GGCGATGTTGATGCCCGCGCTCAGGCGGCGCACGCCCAGCGCCTGGAGCTCCGAAGGGGAGGGCAGGCCCGGCCGGGCCATGATGTTCAGCGGGAGCTTCGTCCCCGAGGCCACGGCCCGGATATCCGCCGCGTCCGTCATCCCCGGAACGAAGAGCCCGTCCGCTCCGGCGGAGCGGTAGCGCTCGGCGCGGGCCAGCGTCTCCTCGACGCGGCGCTCCCTGGGGGCCAGCGCGTGCAGGTAGACATCCGTCCGCGTGTTCACGAACACGTCCACGCCGAGCCGCGCGGCCGCGCGCTTCACGTGCTCGAGCTTGGCGCAGAGGAGGTCCGGCGTGCCGGTGCCGTCCTCGAGGTTGATGCCCACCGCGCCCTCTCGCAACACCGTGGCGACAGTCTCGCCCACGGCTGCGGGGTCATCCGAGTAGCCCCCTTCCATGTCCACGGTGAGGGGCACCTGGATGATGCGGGCAATCTCCGCCACCGTCGTGGCCAGCAGCTTCACGGGCAGGTGGTTGCCGTCCGCGTAGCCGTGAGCCCAGGCCACGCCGGCGCTGGTGGTGGCGATGGCCTTCGCTCCCAGGCTCTCCGTCAGCCGCGCGCTTCCGGCGTCCCACGCATTGGGGAGGATGAGCAGTCCTTCGGTGTGCAGCCGGCGGAACACCTGGGCATTCGTCGATTGAGTCGAGGTCATGGACGCGCTTCCTTTCAGGACGGAGGACGCATGAATGCGTTCGGGCGTGCGAGCGCGCACGACCATTTCACGCGTTTCAGGAGGGCAGTGTTGTTACCGGGCAAACGGTAGACGCGACTGGGGCGCGGCGTGGCCCTCATGGGTCAGGAGCCAGCGCTTGCGCTCGATGCCTCCGCCATAGCCGGTGAGCGAGCCATTGGAGCCCACCACGCGATGACAGGGCACGACGATGCCCACCGGATTGGAGCCGTTCGCGAGCCCTACCGCGCGCACCGCGGCGGGCTTGCCGATGCGGCGTGCGAGCTCGGCGTAGGAGATGGTGGTGCCGCAGGGGATGTCGCGCAGTGCGGCCCAGACCGAGCGCTGGAAGGGTGTGCCAGCGGTCTCCACGCGCAGGCCCTCGATGACGCCGAGCTCCCCGGAGAAGTAGCGGCGCATCACGTGGGTGAGGCCTCCGGGGTTTTTCTCGGGCACGAGCTCGAAGCCGCCCTCGCCGTAGTGCAGGCGCAGGAGTTGGCGCATGCGCGCCTCGTAGTCCGTCCAGTCGATGGCGCGCAGCCGGCCTTCCCGGTCCGCGACGATGACCAATTCGCCGATGGGTGTCTCGGTCCGGTCGATGCGCAAGGGCAGCGGCTCAGCCATGACGCGCCTCCCAGACGCAGTGGCCGATACCGGCTTCGGTGGCCTCGATGGTGAGGCATCGCGTCTCAGCCATGACGCGCCTCCCGGGTCTGCTGACCCGCCACCGCATCGGCGGCCCACAGGTGCTGCGCCGCATACGCTCGCCACGGTCTCCACGGCTCCGCGCGTTGCAACAAATCTTCGGGTGTCGGCCGCTCACCCGCGTCGTTGGACGCGCCCCTGAGCAGCCCGACATCACTGGCCGGAAACGCATCCGTCTCGCGCAAAGCCCGCAGCGCGATGTACTGCGCCGTCCACTCGCCCACGCCGCGAATGGAGCGCAGTCGCGCAATCGCCTCCTCCACCGTGCCGAAGGGACGGAAGAGGTGCGGGTCCGCCATCGCCGCCTCCGCCAGGGCCTTCAGTGACGCCCGCCGCGCCGAGGGCATGCCCAGCGCTCCGAGGTCCGTCGAGGCCACCCGTTCCGGCGAGGGAAACGCACGGGACAGCTCCGCGGGCACCCGGGCTTCTTCCGGAAGCACCTCGCCACAGAGGGCCACCAACCTGCACGCGAGCTGCCGCGCCGCGACCACCGTCACCTGCTGACCCAGAATGGCCCGCACCGCGAGCTCGAACCCATCCCAACCTCCCGGCGCGCGCAGCCCCGGGCGCTGGGCCAGCAGCGGCGCCAGGAACGGGTCCCTCGACAGGTGCGCGCCAATGGTCTCGATGTCCGCGCCCACGTCGAACACCCGCCGCACCCGAGCGAGGATGGCCGGCAGCGCCTGCACCGAGGGAAACCGCACGGTGACGATGAGGTTGTTCCGCGCCGGCTCGTGCCGTACCTCCACCGTCCCGAGCCGCCCGTCCTGCGACACCGTCCGCTGGTAACACTCTCCCAACACCCGCTCGACGCAGTCGATGGCGCGCGCCTCCAGGTACGCGAGCATCGCCGCCCAGTCATACGGCGGCCGGTAGCGCAGGCGGAGCGTCACCCCGGCCTCGGAGCCCGCCGGCAGCTCCGTCAATGCCTTGCGTCGCAGCTCGCTCGGCGGGCGGTGATACAAATCATGAAACGTTTCATTGAAGCGCCGGACGCTGCCAAAGCCAGCCGCGAGCGCCACCTCCGCCATGGGCATCCGCGTCTCTTGAATGAGCTGCTTGGCGAAGAGCACCCGCCGCGTCTGGGCCACCGACACCGGCGACGCCCCGAGGTGCTGCTTGAACAGCCGGCGGAGCTGGCGCCCGCCCACGCCCAGCCTCTCGGCCAATTCGTCGACGCCTGCCTCGCCCCCGTCGAGCCCGCCGTCCGCGATGATGGCCAGCGCCCGGGACACGGTGTTGGACGTGCCCCGCCACGAGGCCAGGTCCGGAGCCGTCTCCGGCCGGCAGCGCAGGCACGGCCGGAAGCCTGCCTCCTGCGCGGCGGCCGCCGAGGCGTAGAACTGGCAGTTCTTCGAGAGCGGCGTCCGCGCCGGGCAGATGGGCCGGCAGTAGATGCCCGTCGACGTCACGCCGACGAACAGCCGTCCATCGAACCGGGCATCACGAGTCTGGAGGACGCGGTAGCACGCGTCGCGGTCGAGCAGGTCCATGCCCGGACCCTTCTCATGTCCCCGAGAATCGCTCTCGCGGTTTTCGGACATCGACACTCCCGCCGGTCAGTGCTCGCCCTCGTCGTCCAGCTCGCGGGTGAACTCCTCCTTCGACAACAATCCCTTGCGCGCCATGATTCGCATCAGCGCCCAGAACTTCCGCTCCAATTCCTCGACGCGGTCCGGGTCCTCGCGCGCCTGCCCGAAGAGGTAATCCAGGTCATCCAGCACGCCGCCGCCCGCCGCCGGCTTCGGTTTCGGCTTCGCCGCCGACGCCTGTCCCCGCCGCTGCTTGCGCTGCTCCTCTCGCTCGCGGATCAGGTCCGCCAGGGACGTGCGCTGCGTCTTCTCTCCGGGGGGCAATTCCTCTCCGACGATGACCTCCTCGTCGTCGACCTCCTCGGGAGGCGGAGCCTCCGGGGCCGCTGGCTTCGGAGGAGGCGCCGCGGGCCTTGCCGCAACCGGGTTGCGAGGCGCGGGCGCTGGCGCCGCCGAGCCCTGCCCGTTGGCCACCGCCACCGGCACCTTGTGGTAGTAGCGCAGAATCGCGCTGCGCACCGCCGACAGCGCCGCCACGCGCGTGCTCACCTTGAGCCCGGTGGTGAACTCAATCTCCTCCACCGCCGTCACGTTGAGAGGATCCGCCATCGCCACCACGAGCTGCCGCCGCCCGCCCATGCTCTCCAGGGCAATGGGAAACAGGTCGTGCTGCTCGCAGAATCGCGCTCTCAGGAGGTGAACCGCCGCCCACTCGGGAGTGATCGCCGCCAGGTCCACCTGGGGCAGCCCCAGCGCCTGACTCAGCGCACCCGCAAGCGTGGCCTCCGTAATCGCGCCTTGCGCGATGAGCGTGGCCCCCAGCCGCTGTCCCGACTTGCGATGCGCGGCCAGTCCCGCCTCGAGCTGCGCGACGCTGATCGCCCGCTGCTCCAGGAGCAGCTCGCCAATGCGCTTCCTCGCCATGGCGGCGCCCTTAGCATGCGTTCCCCAGGCTCGAAAGCAGGCGCGGTGTCACATCCGGCGCGTCTTGGGAATACCCCCGAAAATGCTTGCCCTGCTGCTGGGGAGACCACCTGACAAGGGGTGCTTCGCCGCAAAATTCCTGTGAGATTTCAGCACTTAACGCCGCCGGGCCTACCTTGACACCCCAGGCTCGCATTCCTAAAGTCGGCACACCGTTTTCAACATCCATTCCTGCCGCCCATGAGGGTGGACCAACCGCCCGGGGGGGCGGCAGGCATGTAGGGCCCGCCTCAGCGGGTCCAGGCCTAGTGGAGGCGTTACGCGATGAACCTGGGGTTTCTGACGAATCTGACCGTACTTGCGAACACCGGCGGCCCCGAGCGCAGCCTCTTCGAGGAAATCGCGCGCCGCTGGGAGGCCGGTCAGTGGGGTATGTACCCCATCGCCGTGTGCCTCGTGATTGCGCTGTCCATCATGGTGGAGCGCGGCATCGTCCTCTTCGGCAAGGCCTCCATCAACAAGGAAGCCTTCCTCCGCGGCCTGAAGAAGCACATCTACGCGGGTGATTTGGACAAGGCCATCAACTACGTGGCCGGCCAGAAGTCCACGCCGCTGACCAACGTCATCAAGGCCGGCCTGATGAACGTTCCGAAGGGCAACGACGAGGTCCAGGCCGCCCTGGACGAGGCCAGCCTGCGCGAGACGCCGCGTCTGGAGGCCCGCACCGGCTACCTCGCCATGCTCGGCAACGCGGCGATGCTCGCCGGTCTGCTCGGTACGGTGTCCGGTCTCATCTCCTGCTTCGAGGCCGTGGCCAACGTGAACCCGGCCGACAAGGCGACCATTCTCGCCAACGGTATTTCGGAAGCCATGAACTGCACGGGCTTCGGGCTCGTGACGGCGATTCCCTCGCTGGTGGCCTTCTCCGTGCTGATGGGCCGCACCCAGTCGCTCATCAACGACATCAACGAGACCAGCGTCTCCGTCCTCAACCTCATCGTGGCCAACAAGGACAAGTTCAAGAACATGAACGTCCCGACGGCCCGCGACGAGGAGTAGTCGGTCGGGAACCCCGTGTTCGGGCGCGCTGTCTGGTCCCCTGTGAGGGACGCGCGGCGCGCCCTTTTTCGCAACTGACGCTGGCTCCAATGTGAGCCACGGCCAAAGGAGAGAGACGCCATGGCCGGCGGAATGGACACAGGTCAAGGTGGCAAGGGCAAGAAGTCGCTCGACGTCGCCATCAACCTGACCGCATTCATCGACCTGATGGCAGTGACCATCAGCTTCCTCATCATGACGGCGGTCTGGACCCAGATTGGCCGGCTCCAGGTCTCCCAGGCGGGAGGCCCCTCCACGGAGGAGCAGCAGGAGGAGGAGAAGACCAAGACGGTCCAACTCAGCCTTCTGATTACGCCCACGGAGCTGCGGCTGACGGCGGACCAGAGCGCCTTCGACCCGATTCCCCTCACCAAGGATGCCAAGGGCAAGACGGACCTGACCAAGCTGGTGGCGCGCTTCAAGGAGCTCAAGGCGCAGCTGCCGGACCAGTCCGCCATCACCCTGCAGCCTGAGGACAAGGTCCGCTACGAGGACCTGGTTCGCATCATCGACGAGTGCATCGGCGCCGGGCTGCCCCAGGTGTCGGTGTCCGCGGCGATGGGCTAGCCCCACACGGAGCCACTGAAATCACATGGCCATCCAGGTTCCAGGCAAGCGGTACGGCAAGCGCCTCCAGCACTCGAAGGTCTTCGGACACGGCGGGCATGCGAAGAAGAGCGGCTACTCCGACCTTCTCATCACCCCGCTCGTCGACATGTTCGTCATCATCGTGCTCTTCCTCATCGCGAACTTCTCCGCGACGGGCGAGGTGCTGATGATGACGAAGGACATCCAGCTTCCCGAGGCGGCCAACGTCAAGGAAGTGGAGATGCACCCCGTCGTCATGGTGTCCGGCGAGCAGGTCAGCGTGTCCGGCACCATCGTCGGCCGCGTCGAGGACTTCTCCAAGGACGAGTACCTCAACATTCCCGCGCTGGAGGAGAAGCTGCGGGACATGAAGAAGCAGTACGAGGACCTCCACGCCATGGCGAAGGACGACGAGGGCGGCTTCAAGGGTGACATCAACATCCAGGCCCACAAGGACGTGGAGTACTCCATCATCAAGCGGGTGATGTTCAGCTGCGCCACGGCCGGCTACAACAACATCAACTTCGCGGTGATGACCATTGCTGGCGACACGCCGGCCAATGGCACCACGGCCCAGGTGACGCAGTAGTCGGCACCTGACGCGGGCTTCGACGCCCCCGACGCCCTGGCCCACCGGCCGGGGCGTTTTCGTTTTTCCGGAGACTTCAATCCCATGCAGCTTCGTGCCGTCATCTTCGACCTCGATGGGACCCTGGTGGACTCGGTGGGGGACATCGCGGATGCGATGAACCATGCGCTCGCGCACCACGGCCTGCCCACGCATCCGGAGGCCGCGTACCTGCGCTTCGTGGGCGACGGCGTGAAGGAGCTGGTGCGCCGGGCGGTGCCCGTGGGGCGCGAGGACCTGCACGCGCCGGTGCTGGACACCTGGCGCGCGTACTACGACGCGCACCTCGTCGACAGGACGCGGGCCTACCCCGGCATCATCGACATGTTGAAGGCGCTGGCGGGTACGGGGATGCGGATGGCGGTGCTGAGCAACAAGTCGGACGGCTTCGTGAAGCGATTGGTGGAGACGCTGCTGCCGGGCGTGCTCTTCAGTGTTGTGTATGGAGAGCGGCCGGGCGTGCCTCGAAAGCCGGACCCCACGGGGGCGTTGGCGGTGGCGGCGGAGCTGGGCGTGGAGCCCGGTGCGTGTGGCTTCGTGGGCGACACGGCGGTGGACATGGACACGGCGCGCGCGGCGGGCATGTACGGCGTGGGCGTGGCGTGGGGCTTCCGGAGTCATGAGCTCGAGGCCCATGGGGCGCGCGCGGTGGCGGCCTCCGCGGAGGAGTTGCTCGCGGTGCTGCGCAATCCGCGCCACTGAAGGCTCGGGCGCTTCAGGTCATCAAGCCCTTCCGTGCGGCGCCGGGCGTCTTTCCGTAGCGGCGCATGAAGGCATTGCCCAAGTGGCCCTGGTTGGCGAAGCCGGCCTCCAGCGCCACCTCGGCGAGAGGCATGCGCGTGTCCAGTAGTAGGGCGAGCGCGTGCCGCAGTCGGACTTCCTGCTGGTGCTGGTGGATGCCCATGCCCACCACGCGGCGGAACACGCGGCACGCGTGGAAGACGGACACGCCCGCGCTCTGCGCCAGCTCTTCGAGTGACAGGCGCTCGTCGAAGCGCAGCGACACGTCGTGGGCAATGGCCCCGGCGAGGTTGCGCTCCCGCGCTGTCACGGGCTCGG comes from Pyxidicoccus parkwaysis and encodes:
- a CDS encoding general secretion pathway protein GspE, which encodes MARKRIGELLLEQRAISVAQLEAGLAAHRKSGQRLGATLIAQGAITEATLAGALSQALGLPQVDLAAITPEWAAVHLLRARFCEQHDLFPIALESMGGRRQLVVAMADPLNVTAVEEIEFTTGLKVSTRVAALSAVRSAILRYYHKVPVAVANGQGSAAPAPAPRNPVAARPAAPPPKPAAPEAPPPEEVDDEEVIVGEELPPGEKTQRTSLADLIREREEQRKQRRGQASAAKPKPKPAAGGGVLDDLDYLFGQAREDPDRVEELERKFWALMRIMARKGLLSKEEFTRELDDEGEH
- a CDS encoding MotA/TolQ/ExbB proton channel family protein, whose amino-acid sequence is MNLGFLTNLTVLANTGGPERSLFEEIARRWEAGQWGMYPIAVCLVIALSIMVERGIVLFGKASINKEAFLRGLKKHIYAGDLDKAINYVAGQKSTPLTNVIKAGLMNVPKGNDEVQAALDEASLRETPRLEARTGYLAMLGNAAMLAGLLGTVSGLISCFEAVANVNPADKATILANGISEAMNCTGFGLVTAIPSLVAFSVLMGRTQSLINDINETSVSVLNLIVANKDKFKNMNVPTARDEE
- the ogt gene encoding methylated-DNA--[protein]-cysteine S-methyltransferase — protein: MAEPLPLRIDRTETPIGELVIVADREGRLRAIDWTDYEARMRQLLRLHYGEGGFELVPEKNPGGLTHVMRRYFSGELGVIEGLRVETAGTPFQRSVWAALRDIPCGTTISYAELARRIGKPAAVRAVGLANGSNPVGIVVPCHRVVGSNGSLTGYGGGIERKRWLLTHEGHAAPQSRLPFAR
- a CDS encoding HAD family hydrolase gives rise to the protein MQLRAVIFDLDGTLVDSVGDIADAMNHALAHHGLPTHPEAAYLRFVGDGVKELVRRAVPVGREDLHAPVLDTWRAYYDAHLVDRTRAYPGIIDMLKALAGTGMRMAVLSNKSDGFVKRLVETLLPGVLFSVVYGERPGVPRKPDPTGALAVAAELGVEPGACGFVGDTAVDMDTARAAGMYGVGVAWGFRSHELEAHGARAVAASAEELLAVLRNPRH
- a CDS encoding ExbD/TolR family protein, whose product is MAIQVPGKRYGKRLQHSKVFGHGGHAKKSGYSDLLITPLVDMFVIIVLFLIANFSATGEVLMMTKDIQLPEAANVKEVEMHPVVMVSGEQVSVSGTIVGRVEDFSKDEYLNIPALEEKLRDMKKQYEDLHAMAKDDEGGFKGDINIQAHKDVEYSIIKRVMFSCATAGYNNINFAVMTIAGDTPANGTTAQVTQ
- a CDS encoding isocitrate lyase/PEP mutase family protein; translation: MTSTQSTNAQVFRRLHTEGLLILPNAWDAGSARLTESLGAKAIATTSAGVAWAHGYADGNHLPVKLLATTVAEIARIIQVPLTVDMEGGYSDDPAAVGETVATVLREGAVGINLEDGTGTPDLLCAKLEHVKRAAARLGVDVFVNTRTDVYLHALAPRERRVEETLARAERYRSAGADGLFVPGMTDAADIRAVASGTKLPLNIMARPGLPSPSELQALGVRRLSAGINIATAVLGRAAALTTAFLRDGATPGLFEGALPYPELNALMSARLPK
- a CDS encoding ExbD/TolR family protein — protein: MAGGMDTGQGGKGKKSLDVAINLTAFIDLMAVTISFLIMTAVWTQIGRLQVSQAGGPSTEEQQEEEKTKTVQLSLLITPTELRLTADQSAFDPIPLTKDAKGKTDLTKLVARFKELKAQLPDQSAITLQPEDKVRYEDLVRIIDECIGAGLPQVSVSAAMG
- a CDS encoding DNA-3-methyladenine glycosylase 2 gives rise to the protein MDLLDRDACYRVLQTRDARFDGRLFVGVTSTGIYCRPICPARTPLSKNCQFYASAAAAQEAGFRPCLRCRPETAPDLASWRGTSNTVSRALAIIADGGLDGGEAGVDELAERLGVGGRQLRRLFKQHLGASPVSVAQTRRVLFAKQLIQETRMPMAEVALAAGFGSVRRFNETFHDLYHRPPSELRRKALTELPAGSEAGVTLRLRYRPPYDWAAMLAYLEARAIDCVERVLGECYQRTVSQDGRLGTVEVRHEPARNNLIVTVRFPSVQALPAILARVRRVFDVGADIETIGAHLSRDPFLAPLLAQRPGLRAPGGWDGFELAVRAILGQQVTVVAARQLACRLVALCGEVLPEEARVPAELSRAFPSPERVASTDLGALGMPSARRASLKALAEAAMADPHLFRPFGTVEEAIARLRSIRGVGEWTAQYIALRALRETDAFPASDVGLLRGASNDAGERPTPEDLLQRAEPWRPWRAYAAQHLWAADAVAGQQTREARHG